The following are encoded together in the Desulfovermiculus halophilus DSM 18834 genome:
- a CDS encoding AI-2E family transporter — protein MKNTQPLAQNISFILLVLAATLLFAWVIHGFFQPVFWAALLAVVFYPLYAFFLRLLGGRTRWASLLTLVIIVLGVVIPLGLLGLSVMHESMSLYERISAGDIQLSKAMAYLERTVPVLTQGLEKAGLDWEKITEDLSQTAVTGSRLVATNLVSIGQNALRLGVMLALAIYLLYFFLKDGEWLIGGIMRVVPLDHERQQSLAARFAQVSKATVKGTFVVAVVQGGLGGLFFWILGIQAATLWGVIMTILSLIPMLGSALVWGPAAVILIATGSVVQGVVLLGAGSILIGLADNVLRPLLVGRETRLPDYVVLISTLGGIGVFGVSGLVVGPVAAALFLTVWEMFGEEFGRLGTSDR, from the coding sequence ATGAAGAACACCCAGCCCTTGGCCCAGAATATTTCCTTCATCCTTTTGGTCCTGGCCGCGACCCTGCTCTTCGCCTGGGTCATACACGGCTTTTTTCAGCCCGTGTTCTGGGCCGCGCTGCTGGCAGTGGTCTTTTATCCTTTATATGCGTTCTTTCTTCGTCTGCTGGGAGGGAGAACGCGGTGGGCCAGCCTGCTCACCCTGGTGATCATCGTTTTGGGGGTGGTCATCCCCCTGGGCCTGCTCGGTCTTTCGGTGATGCACGAGTCCATGAGCCTCTATGAACGCATTTCCGCAGGCGATATCCAGCTGAGCAAGGCAATGGCCTACCTGGAGCGCACTGTCCCGGTACTGACCCAGGGGCTGGAAAAGGCCGGCCTGGACTGGGAGAAGATCACCGAAGACCTGTCCCAGACAGCGGTGACGGGCAGCCGGCTGGTGGCCACAAATCTGGTCAGCATCGGCCAGAACGCCCTGCGCCTCGGGGTCATGCTGGCTCTGGCCATCTACCTGCTGTATTTTTTCCTCAAGGATGGAGAGTGGTTGATTGGGGGGATCATGCGGGTGGTGCCATTAGACCATGAGCGTCAGCAGAGCCTGGCGGCCCGGTTTGCCCAGGTGTCCAAGGCCACAGTGAAAGGCACGTTTGTCGTGGCCGTTGTCCAGGGCGGTCTGGGGGGGCTTTTCTTCTGGATCCTGGGCATCCAGGCAGCAACCCTGTGGGGAGTGATCATGACCATCCTGTCCCTGATCCCCATGCTCGGCTCGGCCCTGGTCTGGGGACCGGCAGCTGTGATTCTGATTGCCACAGGCAGTGTTGTGCAGGGCGTGGTCCTGCTTGGTGCGGGGTCCATTCTGATCGGGTTGGCGGACAATGTGCTCAGACCGCTTCTGGTCGGACGGGAGACACGGCTTCCGGACTACGTGGTGCTCATCTCCACCCTGGGCGGGATCGGGGTATTCGGGGTTTCCGGCCTGGTCGTCGGTCCGGTTGCCGCCGCCCTGTTCCTCACTGTATGGGAGATGTTCGGGGAGGAGTTCGGGAGGCTGGGAACGAGTGACAGATGA
- the crcB gene encoding fluoride efflux transporter CrcB has translation MPLITILLIGLAGMGGALSRYWLTGLVHKLTGPSFPWGTLTANIAGCFLFGVIFALAEERFVLRDQTRIILLAGFMGSFTTFSSLIFECSQLLRDAQWVLAGLNYLGQTVLGLIALWLGIILIRALG, from the coding sequence GTGCCATTGATCACTATTTTGCTCATAGGACTGGCCGGCATGGGCGGAGCCCTCTCCCGCTACTGGCTGACCGGACTGGTCCACAAGCTCACCGGGCCCTCCTTTCCCTGGGGAACGCTGACTGCAAACATTGCGGGCTGCTTTCTCTTCGGGGTGATATTCGCCCTGGCCGAGGAGCGATTTGTGCTCCGGGATCAAACCCGAATCATCCTCTTGGCCGGTTTCATGGGCTCCTTCACCACCTTTTCCTCCCTGATCTTTGAGTGCAGCCAGCTCCTGCGCGACGCCCAATGGGTTCTGGCCGGGCTCAATTATCTGGGCCAGACGGTTCTTGGCCTGATTGCCCTCTGGCTGGGCATTATCCTGATCAGGGCCTTGGGCTAG